One part of the Thermostichus vulcanus str. 'Rupite' genome encodes these proteins:
- a CDS encoding DUF1611 domain-containing protein → MSGVGSLSSQSRVAILLHGGLLREQGKTGLSLLRYGQFQIVAVIDREQAGGSLPELTGIPKSIPIVASVAEALAYQPQVLVIGIAPSGGQLPQEWREEVGQALRAGLSLVNGLHTPMAGDPQFQEWLQPGAWIWDIRQEPQGLSVGKALARTLPCKRVLTVGTDMSVGKMSTSLELHQASLRRGLRSRFLATGQTGIMLSGDGIPLDAVRVDYASGAVEQGVLRYGSDCDILHIEGQGSLLNPASTATLPLLRGSQPTHLILVHRAGQTHIKGMDYVPIPPLPKVIELYEQVAGAGGAFASVRVAGIALNTFGWEETAALEQIRQVEAETGLPCVDVVRFGADPLLEEILAGD, encoded by the coding sequence ATGTCAGGAGTGGGATCCCTTTCCAGTCAGAGCCGTGTGGCTATCCTATTGCACGGGGGTCTACTGCGGGAGCAAGGGAAAACGGGGCTATCGCTGCTGCGCTACGGTCAGTTTCAGATAGTGGCGGTGATCGATCGGGAGCAGGCGGGGGGATCCTTGCCGGAACTGACGGGGATCCCGAAGTCGATTCCGATTGTGGCTTCGGTGGCAGAAGCCCTGGCCTATCAGCCGCAGGTTTTGGTGATTGGGATTGCACCTTCTGGAGGACAGCTGCCCCAGGAGTGGCGGGAGGAGGTGGGTCAGGCCTTGCGGGCGGGTTTATCTCTGGTCAATGGGTTGCATACCCCCATGGCGGGGGATCCCCAGTTTCAGGAGTGGCTCCAGCCGGGGGCCTGGATCTGGGATATTCGCCAGGAACCACAGGGGTTGTCGGTGGGGAAAGCCTTGGCGCGGACGCTTCCCTGCAAACGGGTGTTAACGGTAGGGACAGACATGAGTGTGGGCAAAATGTCCACCAGTCTAGAACTCCACCAGGCTAGCCTTCGGCGCGGCTTGCGCTCCCGTTTTTTGGCTACTGGACAAACCGGGATCATGCTCAGTGGCGATGGGATCCCGTTGGACGCGGTACGGGTGGACTATGCCAGTGGGGCGGTGGAGCAAGGGGTGCTGCGGTATGGCTCCGACTGTGACATTCTCCACATTGAAGGCCAGGGATCCCTGCTCAACCCCGCCTCGACGGCAACCTTACCCCTGCTGCGTGGATCCCAGCCGACCCATCTGATTTTGGTGCACCGGGCTGGACAAACCCACATCAAGGGCATGGACTATGTACCGATTCCACCCTTGCCCAAGGTGATTGAGTTGTACGAGCAGGTGGCGGGCGCTGGTGGCGCCTTTGCCTCTGTACGGGTTGCGGGCATTGCCCTGAATACCTTTGGCTGGGAGGAAACGGCTGCCCTGGAACAGATCCGGCAGGTGGAAGCAGAAACGGGACTGCCTTGTGTGGATGTGGTACGGTTTGGGGCGGATCCCTTGTTGGAGGAGATTTTGGCGGGAGATTAA
- a CDS encoding endonuclease III domain-containing protein, whose product MDSTPHRLRNHSEALEPLTVEQVLTRLEQCFGIPRPVSPGDVSFHPDLLDELVGAILSQNTTVRVSGAEPFHNRSRAFRALKAAYPHWEQVLTADPEALALILRPGGLANLKAARIQELLAEIQDRQGSLQLNFLAELDTEQALDYLLSLKGVGLKTATCVLLFGLGRDLCPVDTHVHRVANRLGLVRAKAPDDTFVQLSSHIPVGKAYSLHINLIRLGKRICKARMPECGRCPLRRECPSALLRQR is encoded by the coding sequence TTGGACAGTACGCCGCACCGCTTACGCAACCACTCCGAAGCTCTAGAGCCCCTAACTGTAGAGCAGGTTTTGACTCGGCTAGAGCAGTGCTTTGGGATCCCCAGGCCCGTTAGCCCTGGTGACGTGTCTTTCCACCCTGACCTACTGGATGAACTGGTGGGCGCGATTCTTTCCCAAAACACCACCGTTCGTGTTAGTGGTGCAGAGCCCTTTCACAACCGCAGTCGTGCCTTTCGCGCCCTCAAAGCCGCCTATCCCCATTGGGAACAGGTCTTGACTGCCGATCCGGAAGCGCTAGCCCTAATCCTTCGTCCCGGGGGATTGGCCAACCTCAAAGCCGCCCGTATTCAAGAACTGTTGGCAGAAATCCAAGACCGACAGGGATCCCTGCAACTAAACTTTTTGGCAGAACTGGACACCGAACAGGCCCTCGACTACTTGCTCTCCCTAAAAGGGGTAGGGCTAAAAACCGCCACCTGTGTCTTGCTGTTTGGGTTGGGCCGTGACCTCTGCCCGGTGGATACCCATGTGCATCGGGTAGCCAATCGTCTGGGCTTAGTTCGGGCCAAAGCACCCGACGATACCTTTGTGCAACTGTCCAGTCACATTCCTGTCGGCAAAGCCTATTCCCTGCACATCAACCTCATCCGCCTCGGTAAACGCATCTGCAAAGCCCGCATGCCCGAATGTGGCCGTTGCCCGCTGCGACGAGAGTGTCCTTCCGCTCTACTGCGACAGCGTTGA
- a CDS encoding GspE/PulE family protein, whose translation MNDLPPPFTPRRSTAASKALAIANASITPFGRKLKELGLANDTQIQEIQNAFKGERDGNGKALALIVKDIVGKEITPDLERAYKRQQLFELKIIYGIPSLDLDLEQVEISEITALIDSILPLDICNRYKFLPIRQQDNQVLVAMVKPDNLQALDDIHRRFRIQGLKLQRRVFSQRDFDTLINRYMDVQADLLAIKGINDTAAAQPEEEVVVNTAEIDLDSIEDITTDEASEGSLEQQVKSADDAPIVKLANQILIKALQEGVSDIHIEPQEEYLRVRFRKDGVLRQAFEQFPKKIVPALTARFKIISNLNIAERRMPQDGRIRRVFKGRKVDFRVSTLPSRYGEKIVMRILDNSATQLGLDKLITDPETLESFKEIVKRPFGLILVTGPTGSGKTTSLYSALSEVNDPGINISTAEDPIEYSLPGITQVQVIREKGMDFAMILRAFLRQDPDVILVGETRDHETAKTAIEASLTGHLVLTTLHTNDAPGAIARLTEMGIEPFMISSSLLGVLAQRLMRRVCSNCRIPYHPSPEELARYGLTLSGDGEQLTFYKANKLSPKEVEQHKASGKPICEKCGGVGYKGRIGVYELMRMNDRIAELINKEAPTEVIKEAAVESGMKTLLAYSLMLVKQGHTTLEEVDRVTLTDKGLESELKARAKALNTCRNCGAALHIDWMDCPYCLTPKF comes from the coding sequence ATGAATGACCTTCCTCCTCCCTTTACCCCCCGCCGCAGCACTGCTGCCAGCAAAGCCCTGGCCATCGCCAATGCCAGCATCACCCCCTTTGGCCGCAAATTAAAAGAGCTGGGTTTAGCCAATGATACTCAGATTCAAGAAATTCAAAACGCTTTCAAGGGAGAGCGAGATGGTAATGGCAAAGCGCTTGCCCTGATTGTTAAAGACATTGTCGGCAAGGAAATTACTCCCGATCTTGAGCGCGCTTACAAACGTCAACAACTGTTTGAGCTAAAAATTATTTATGGGATCCCGTCCCTCGACTTGGATTTGGAGCAGGTAGAGATATCGGAGATTACAGCCTTAATCGACTCGATCCTGCCTCTAGATATCTGTAACCGCTACAAATTTCTGCCCATCCGCCAGCAAGACAACCAGGTGCTGGTGGCAATGGTGAAGCCGGATAATCTCCAGGCGTTAGACGACATTCATCGCCGATTCCGCATTCAGGGCTTGAAACTGCAGCGGCGAGTTTTTAGCCAGCGGGATTTTGATACTTTGATCAACCGCTACATGGATGTGCAGGCGGATCTGCTGGCCATTAAGGGGATCAACGACACTGCTGCCGCTCAGCCGGAAGAAGAGGTGGTCGTCAACACTGCCGAGATTGACCTAGACAGTATCGAGGATATTACCACTGATGAAGCCAGCGAGGGATCCCTGGAGCAGCAGGTCAAATCTGCCGACGATGCCCCCATTGTCAAGCTGGCCAACCAAATTCTTATCAAAGCCCTGCAGGAGGGAGTTTCTGATATCCACATCGAACCCCAGGAGGAGTACCTACGGGTACGATTCCGCAAAGATGGGGTGTTGCGCCAAGCCTTTGAACAGTTCCCCAAAAAGATCGTCCCCGCCCTCACCGCCCGCTTCAAAATCATCTCCAACCTGAACATTGCCGAGCGGCGTATGCCCCAAGATGGACGGATTCGCCGTGTGTTCAAGGGGCGCAAAGTCGATTTCCGGGTCAGCACCCTGCCCTCCCGCTACGGCGAGAAGATCGTGATGCGGATCCTGGACAACTCCGCCACACAACTGGGTTTGGATAAATTGATCACGGATCCAGAAACCCTTGAGAGCTTCAAAGAGATCGTCAAGCGACCCTTTGGCTTGATCCTGGTTACCGGGCCAACCGGATCTGGGAAAACCACCTCTCTCTATTCGGCCCTCTCCGAAGTCAACGATCCGGGCATCAACATCAGTACCGCCGAGGATCCGATCGAATACTCCCTACCAGGGATCACCCAGGTGCAGGTGATCCGGGAAAAGGGTATGGACTTTGCCATGATTCTGCGAGCTTTTCTGCGGCAGGATCCGGATGTGATTCTGGTGGGAGAAACCCGCGACCATGAAACCGCCAAAACGGCCATCGAAGCCTCTCTGACCGGCCACCTGGTGTTGACAACTCTGCACACCAATGATGCCCCTGGAGCCATCGCCCGCCTAACGGAGATGGGGATCGAACCCTTTATGATCTCCAGCTCGTTGTTGGGAGTACTGGCGCAACGCTTGATGCGTCGGGTTTGCAGCAACTGTCGGATCCCATACCATCCCAGCCCAGAAGAATTGGCTCGCTACGGCCTCACCCTATCCGGCGATGGCGAACAACTCACCTTTTACAAAGCCAACAAATTGTCACCCAAAGAAGTGGAGCAACACAAAGCCTCCGGCAAACCCATTTGCGAAAAATGTGGTGGAGTCGGCTACAAAGGTCGTATTGGTGTTTATGAATTGATGCGCATGAACGACCGCATTGCCGAGTTGATTAACAAGGAGGCTCCCACTGAGGTGATCAAAGAAGCAGCAGTGGAAAGCGGCATGAAGACCCTGCTGGCCTACAGCTTAATGCTGGTGAAACAGGGCCACACCACTTTGGAGGAAGTCGACCGGGTCACCCTCACCGACAAGGGCCTAGAAAGTGAATTAAAAGCCCGCGCCAAGGCCCTCAACACCTGTCGCAACTGTGGGGCCGCGCTGCACATCGACTGGATGGATTGCCCCTATTGTCTAACGCCGAAGTTTTAG
- the map gene encoding type I methionyl aminopeptidase, protein MNQLTQAPQPLVLLSSRELEKMRRACQLAAELLNHLEPMVQPGVTTQELNDEAERWTQAHGAKSAPLGYHGFPKSICTSVNHVVCHGIPSPKQILREGDIINIDVTPILGGYHGDTSKTYFVGQPSERARRLVEVTEECLRRGIAAVKPGGRVGDIGAAIQEYAESQGYSVVRDFVGHGVGRQFHTAPQIPHYGQAGQGEKLRPGMVFTIEPMINEGTWEVKVLADKWTAVTLDGKLSAQFEHTVAVTETGVEILTLSPTA, encoded by the coding sequence ATGAACCAACTCACCCAAGCTCCTCAACCTCTGGTCTTGCTCTCTTCCCGCGAGCTGGAAAAAATGCGGCGGGCCTGCCAGCTGGCAGCGGAATTGCTCAATCACCTGGAGCCGATGGTGCAGCCTGGGGTCACCACCCAAGAGCTGAACGATGAAGCGGAACGCTGGACACAGGCTCACGGTGCCAAAAGCGCACCCTTGGGGTACCACGGTTTTCCCAAATCCATCTGCACCAGTGTCAATCATGTGGTCTGTCACGGGATCCCGAGCCCGAAGCAGATTCTCAGAGAAGGGGACATCATCAACATCGATGTCACCCCCATCTTGGGTGGCTACCACGGCGATACTTCCAAAACTTACTTTGTTGGGCAGCCTTCTGAACGGGCGCGGCGGCTGGTGGAGGTGACGGAAGAATGTCTGCGGCGCGGAATTGCGGCGGTGAAACCTGGTGGTCGAGTTGGGGATATCGGTGCTGCGATTCAGGAATATGCCGAGTCCCAGGGCTACTCAGTGGTGCGGGATTTTGTCGGGCATGGGGTGGGGCGGCAATTTCATACTGCCCCTCAAATCCCCCATTATGGTCAGGCGGGGCAGGGAGAAAAACTGCGCCCCGGTATGGTGTTTACCATTGAGCCGATGATCAATGAGGGGACTTGGGAGGTGAAGGTGCTGGCCGACAAGTGGACGGCTGTGACTTTGGATGGCAAGCTCTCGGCCCAATTTGAGCACACGGTAGCCGTAACCGAAACGGGTGTGGAGATCTTGACTCTATCGCCCACCGCCTGA
- a CDS encoding DUF29 domain-containing protein — protein sequence MNTLYETDFYAWTLEQAQLLESRQWERLDREHLVEEIESLGRQQRQELRNRLAILIAQLLKWQFQPQLRGKSWVATLRIQRREVQDLLAENPSLKPYLMEALSRAFERGVDQVVQETPLDYRDLPSTLPYSLEQLLDDGFFPDHDA from the coding sequence ATGAACACCCTTTACGAAACCGATTTCTATGCCTGGACACTGGAGCAGGCTCAGCTTCTAGAATCCCGCCAATGGGAGCGCTTGGATCGCGAACACCTGGTGGAGGAAATTGAGTCTTTGGGGAGACAACAGCGACAGGAGTTGCGCAATCGATTGGCGATCTTGATCGCTCAGCTGTTGAAGTGGCAGTTTCAACCCCAGTTGCGGGGCAAAAGTTGGGTAGCGACCCTACGCATCCAACGACGAGAGGTGCAAGACCTACTCGCGGAAAACCCCAGCCTCAAGCCCTATCTGATGGAAGCCCTGTCCCGAGCCTTTGAGCGGGGGGTCGATCAGGTAGTCCAAGAAACCCCTCTTGACTACAGGGATTTGCCCAGCACCCTGCCCTACAGCTTGGAGCAGCTTCTGGATGACGGTTTCTTCCCCGATCACGACGCCTGA
- a CDS encoding DUF2062 domain-containing protein, with product MPNFQSQSILTLTRRDPSWKRGLRYLYLRLLRLQSSPKEIARGLAVGVFAGCFPIFGFQTLAALVLAVPFRGNKLVAAAGTWVSNPFTYVPIYAFNYQVGEWLLGSQSSIATTELVAATWQSWMQWGMEVSRTLFVGCAFVGFWGALVSYFLGLWLVQRIRHRR from the coding sequence GTGCCCAATTTCCAGTCTCAATCTATTCTCACCTTGACCCGCCGGGATCCCTCCTGGAAGCGCGGGTTACGCTATCTTTACCTGCGCCTATTGCGGCTGCAATCTAGCCCGAAGGAAATTGCCCGGGGCTTGGCGGTGGGGGTGTTTGCCGGCTGTTTCCCGATCTTTGGCTTTCAAACTTTGGCTGCTTTGGTGTTGGCTGTCCCCTTTCGCGGCAATAAGCTGGTGGCGGCGGCGGGAACCTGGGTGAGCAACCCCTTCACCTATGTGCCCATCTACGCCTTTAACTACCAGGTGGGGGAATGGCTACTGGGATCCCAGTCTTCGATTGCAACCACCGAGTTGGTGGCAGCCACTTGGCAAAGTTGGATGCAGTGGGGTATGGAGGTTTCCCGTACCCTGTTTGTGGGCTGTGCCTTCGTGGGTTTTTGGGGAGCTCTCGTCAGCTATTTTCTGGGACTGTGGCTGGTGCAGCGGATTCGGCACCGGCGGTAG
- a CDS encoding dipeptide epimerase — protein MQVYVETFTIHKRYALTISRGTHTDTTLAWVRIEQEGVEGWGEACPFSLSEDQHQSLEDILTGLEVTKGLLRRYSAWERQQVEERLRQEGIPSAARAAVDMALHDWMGKKLGMPLWQLWGLDRARIQPTTMTIGIASPQEAQQRALVWMKETQTQSFKIKLGSDQGLMADQNMLIAVQEVIPLGSLITVDANGAWTVEQSLSMSNWLAGQGVSYLEQPLNRGQEAGLITLWHESKLPIFVDESCLDSRDIPALTDRVHGINIKLMKCGGLSEALRMIHTAKSNGLQVMLGCYSNTALGNTAAAHLAPLVDYLDLDSHLNLVDDPFSGAILHNGCLVPTDQPGLGVTLSGVLG, from the coding sequence ATGCAGGTTTATGTCGAAACTTTCACCATCCACAAGCGCTACGCCCTCACCATTAGTCGCGGTACCCACACCGATACCACTTTGGCTTGGGTCAGGATCGAGCAGGAGGGGGTGGAGGGTTGGGGAGAGGCTTGTCCGTTCTCGCTAAGTGAAGATCAGCACCAATCCCTAGAGGATATTTTGACGGGGCTGGAAGTGACCAAGGGGTTGCTGCGGCGATACTCGGCTTGGGAGCGACAACAGGTAGAAGAGCGGCTGCGGCAAGAAGGGATCCCTTCGGCGGCTCGGGCAGCGGTGGATATGGCTTTGCACGATTGGATGGGGAAAAAGCTGGGGATGCCGTTGTGGCAGTTGTGGGGGTTGGATCGGGCCCGCATTCAACCGACCACGATGACAATCGGGATTGCTTCACCTCAGGAAGCTCAGCAGCGGGCTTTGGTCTGGATGAAAGAAACCCAAACCCAGTCCTTCAAAATCAAGCTGGGTAGTGATCAGGGGCTGATGGCGGATCAAAACATGTTGATCGCGGTGCAGGAGGTGATCCCACTGGGATCCCTGATCACGGTGGATGCAAATGGGGCTTGGACAGTGGAGCAGAGCTTGAGCATGAGCAACTGGCTGGCGGGGCAGGGGGTGAGTTACCTGGAGCAGCCTCTTAATCGGGGACAGGAGGCGGGGTTGATCACCCTCTGGCACGAATCCAAGCTGCCGATCTTTGTGGATGAAAGTTGCTTGGATAGCCGTGATATTCCGGCTCTGACGGATCGGGTGCATGGGATCAACATCAAGCTGATGAAATGTGGGGGCCTGAGCGAAGCGCTGCGCATGATCCACACGGCCAAATCCAACGGGTTGCAAGTCATGTTGGGCTGCTACAGCAATACGGCTTTGGGCAATACGGCGGCTGCTCATCTGGCTCCTTTGGTGGATTATTTGGATTTGGATAGCCACCTAAATCTGGTCGATGATCCTTTTTCGGGGGCCATCCTGCACAATGGCTGTTTAGTGCCTACCGACCAACCGGGCTTGGGGGTGACTTTGTCAGGCGTTTTGGGGTAG
- a CDS encoding chloride channel protein → MNSVSDPRLRLSSENLLLLLAAGVGLGTGLLVIGFRYLIGWFRHLLQDTLVDSLLPLGSWVLALAPMLGGVLISALWVAVPLPSFSLSSLVSPARPLAPRPWWIPLKLLAAAISLGAGASLGPEAPSVESGGLLGSLLGQNLNLSRERVQLLVAAGAAAGLAAGFNAPIAGVFLALELALSRSFTTSAVSVVVLAAVVSALIAQVGLGAQPAFLLPAITQPAFVLPAYEVQGLLEVPFYLGLGLLASLVSIALSYSLEWGKRLFVWGPLAGWPAWSKPILGGWCLGLLGLGIPLGLGVGYETIESILQAVPFSLSQLGLLLLGKLLLSALSVGSGFVGGTFAPALFLGAVLGAGYGQVLSQVLPLISLSPPAAYAMVGMAAVLAASVRAPLTAILLLFEMTRDYHIVLPLMAAVGLSIWLTEQLHPPAVYPSVRLESLRAKGEAGQKAGLTVEEVMVAPSLLLRQDTPVREALDSLVQGKCHSALVVDAQERLRGILTLQDLERALARKESSELAELTVQEVSQAPVLTTFPDEAVVVAAEPMYQYDLRQLPVVSREDPEHIVGLLDRERVLLSQELQSVRQALEPEIPAEEDGIPGPSSDSQPVPQPVPEESTLSQ, encoded by the coding sequence ATGAACAGCGTTTCGGATCCTCGCCTGCGCCTTTCTTCAGAGAACCTGTTGCTGCTGTTGGCGGCAGGGGTGGGTTTGGGTACGGGGTTGTTGGTGATTGGGTTTCGGTATCTCATCGGCTGGTTTCGCCACTTGCTCCAGGATACTCTCGTCGATAGCCTGTTGCCGCTGGGATCCTGGGTGTTGGCCTTGGCACCAATGTTGGGGGGGGTTTTGATCAGTGCCCTCTGGGTGGCGGTGCCCCTGCCCAGCTTTAGCCTCTCCAGTCTGGTCAGCCCGGCTCGCCCTTTGGCCCCTCGACCGTGGTGGATCCCGCTGAAGCTGCTGGCTGCTGCGATTTCTTTGGGGGCAGGGGCTTCTCTGGGCCCGGAGGCTCCTAGTGTGGAAAGTGGTGGCCTGCTGGGATCCCTGTTGGGGCAGAACCTGAACCTATCACGGGAGCGGGTGCAACTGCTGGTGGCAGCGGGGGCAGCGGCGGGGTTGGCGGCGGGGTTTAATGCTCCGATTGCTGGGGTTTTTTTGGCCCTGGAGTTGGCCTTATCCCGCAGTTTTACCACCTCGGCGGTGAGTGTGGTGGTGTTGGCGGCGGTGGTGTCTGCTCTGATTGCCCAGGTGGGGTTGGGGGCACAGCCGGCTTTTCTCCTGCCCGCCATTACCCAGCCGGCTTTTGTGCTGCCTGCCTACGAGGTGCAGGGGCTGCTGGAGGTGCCTTTTTATCTGGGCTTGGGCCTTTTGGCCAGCTTGGTTTCGATTGCTTTGAGCTACAGCCTGGAATGGGGGAAACGCCTGTTTGTTTGGGGTCCACTGGCTGGCTGGCCTGCCTGGAGCAAGCCAATCCTGGGGGGGTGGTGCCTAGGTCTTTTGGGGTTGGGGATCCCCTTGGGGTTAGGGGTGGGCTACGAGACGATTGAGTCCATTTTACAGGCTGTGCCCTTCTCCTTGAGCCAATTAGGGCTGTTGCTACTGGGTAAGTTGCTGTTAAGTGCTTTGAGTGTCGGTAGCGGCTTTGTGGGGGGAACCTTTGCTCCGGCTTTGTTTTTGGGAGCGGTGTTGGGGGCGGGGTATGGTCAGGTGCTGAGCCAGGTGCTGCCGTTAATTTCCCTTTCTCCTCCAGCCGCCTACGCGATGGTGGGCATGGCGGCGGTATTGGCGGCCAGTGTGCGGGCCCCTTTGACGGCTATTTTGCTGCTGTTTGAAATGACACGGGACTATCACATTGTTCTACCCTTAATGGCGGCGGTGGGCTTGAGCATTTGGTTAACGGAGCAGTTGCATCCTCCTGCCGTTTACCCCTCGGTTCGACTGGAGAGCCTGCGGGCCAAGGGTGAAGCAGGGCAGAAGGCTGGGTTAACGGTGGAGGAGGTGATGGTGGCCCCCTCTTTGCTGTTGCGGCAAGATACGCCGGTGCGCGAGGCTCTGGATAGTTTGGTGCAGGGGAAGTGCCACAGCGCTTTGGTGGTGGATGCTCAGGAGCGGCTGCGGGGTATTCTCACCCTCCAGGATCTAGAACGGGCTTTGGCCCGCAAGGAAAGCTCGGAACTGGCGGAATTGACGGTGCAGGAGGTGAGTCAGGCTCCTGTTCTGACCACTTTCCCGGATGAAGCGGTGGTGGTGGCGGCTGAGCCGATGTACCAATACGATTTGCGCCAGTTGCCGGTGGTGTCCCGCGAGGATCCGGAGCACATTGTCGGTCTGTTGGATCGGGAGCGGGTGTTGCTTTCGCAGGAGTTGCAATCGGTGCGGCAGGCCCTAGAGCCGGAGATTCCTGCCGAGGAAGACGGGATCCCTGGCCCGAGTTCCGATTCTCAACCTGTCCCACAACCTGTCCCAGAAGAATCAACGCTGTCGCAGTAG
- a CDS encoding acetolactate synthase large subunit: MNTAELLIRCLENEGVEYIFGLPGEENLEVLQALRHSSIQFITTRHEQGAAFMADVYGRLTGKAGVCLSTLGPGATNLMTGVADANLDGAPLVAITGQVGTDRMHIESHQYLDLVAMFEPVTKWNAQIVRPSITPEIVRKAFKLAQTEKPGAVHIDLPENIAAMEASGIPLGRDRLKKTYASFQSLNEAAALISRAQNPLILAGNGAIRAQASDALTEFATRLNIPVANTFMGKGVIPYTHPLSLWAVGLQQRDLISCGFDKTDLVIAVGYDLIEYSPKKWNPDGSIPIIHIAALPAEIDSSYIPQVEVVGDISDSLLELLRRSDRSGKPDPYGISLRANIYREYHHYAQDQSYPVKPQKLIYDLRQVLEPEDIVISDVGAHKMWMARLYHCDKPNTCLISNGFAAMGIAIPGALAAKLVHPERRIVAVTGDGGFMMNCQELETALRVGTPFVTLIFNDGGYGLIEWKQHNQYGDSAFIKFGNPDFVKLAESMGLKGYRVESTGELIPTLKQALAQPVPSIIDCPVDYSENLYFSQRSQALVCEI, from the coding sequence ATGAATACCGCCGAACTGCTGATCCGCTGTCTTGAAAACGAGGGGGTAGAGTATATCTTCGGCCTACCCGGAGAAGAGAACCTAGAGGTCTTACAAGCCCTCCGCCACTCTTCCATCCAATTCATCACCACCCGCCACGAACAGGGGGCCGCCTTTATGGCAGATGTTTACGGTCGCCTCACCGGTAAAGCGGGGGTCTGCCTATCCACCCTGGGGCCGGGAGCAACCAACCTGATGACCGGAGTAGCTGATGCCAACCTGGATGGAGCGCCGCTTGTGGCCATTACCGGACAGGTGGGCACCGATCGCATGCACATCGAATCCCATCAATACCTGGATTTGGTGGCCATGTTTGAGCCGGTCACCAAGTGGAATGCCCAGATTGTCCGCCCCAGCATTACCCCCGAAATTGTGCGCAAAGCCTTCAAATTGGCGCAAACGGAAAAACCGGGAGCCGTTCACATCGACCTGCCGGAGAACATCGCCGCCATGGAAGCCAGCGGGATCCCCCTGGGCCGAGATCGCCTTAAAAAAACCTACGCCTCTTTCCAGAGTCTCAACGAAGCCGCCGCCTTAATCTCCCGCGCCCAAAACCCTCTGATTCTAGCGGGCAACGGCGCCATCCGTGCCCAAGCCAGTGACGCCCTGACAGAATTTGCCACCCGCCTCAATATCCCCGTCGCCAATACCTTTATGGGCAAAGGAGTGATCCCTTATACTCATCCCTTGTCTTTGTGGGCAGTGGGATTGCAACAGCGGGATCTGATCAGTTGTGGCTTCGACAAAACCGATCTGGTGATCGCCGTCGGCTATGACCTGATCGAGTATTCCCCCAAGAAATGGAACCCCGATGGCAGCATCCCCATCATCCACATCGCCGCTCTACCGGCGGAAATCGACAGCAGCTATATCCCACAGGTGGAGGTGGTAGGGGATATCTCCGACTCTCTGTTAGAACTGCTGCGCCGCTCCGATCGCTCTGGTAAACCGGATCCCTACGGCATCAGCCTGCGGGCGAATATCTACCGCGAATATCACCACTATGCCCAAGATCAGAGCTACCCGGTCAAACCACAAAAATTGATTTACGACCTACGCCAGGTCTTGGAACCAGAGGATATCGTTATTTCGGATGTGGGAGCCCACAAAATGTGGATGGCCCGCCTATACCACTGCGATAAGCCCAATACCTGCTTGATCTCCAACGGCTTTGCCGCCATGGGCATTGCCATCCCGGGGGCCTTAGCCGCCAAGTTGGTGCATCCCGAGCGCCGCATTGTGGCCGTCACAGGGGATGGCGGCTTCATGATGAACTGCCAAGAACTGGAAACGGCCCTTCGGGTCGGCACCCCCTTCGTGACCCTCATCTTCAACGATGGCGGCTACGGCCTGATCGAGTGGAAGCAGCACAACCAATATGGGGATTCCGCCTTCATCAAATTTGGCAATCCAGACTTCGTCAAGCTGGCGGAAAGTATGGGACTAAAGGGCTACCGCGTTGAATCAACCGGCGAACTAATTCCCACCCTCAAGCAAGCTCTGGCTCAGCCCGTCCCCAGCATTATCGACTGCCCCGTTGACTACAGCGAGAATCTCTACTTCAGCCAACGCTCCCAAGCCTTAGTTTGCGAGATTTGA